The region TTTTTCAGCGAACCTACAAAAACCTCACCTAAAAGCCTCTGCTGTAAATCAAAGGCCATGGCTACACATGCTAAGGAAACAATGATTGCGCCCCTACCAGATGGTTGGAACGGTCTGCCTAAGGGACCGTGAGCTCTGAGTATCTTCTGTTTTGCAATGTACTCTGTGCCGGGGCCAACCACCTGTATCCCTATTGCAAGATCTCCTTTCCATCTTCCAAGGGCAAATGGCTTTCTGGTTACTGAAGAATTCTCTATCATGATAAATTGCGTGGGCTCAAAATCAAGCTTTTCTTCAAAAGTAAATAAGTAAGAATCTTCACTGAGCCTCACCGTGTTCTTTTTAGTTAAGAAAAAATTCTCCATCCCAGTACACCCACTTTCCTTTCATTTTCACACCAACTATTTTTCCATTTAATTTCATTCCATCAAAAACACAGTTTCTGCCTTTACTGAAAAACTTGTTTGAATCAACAGTATAACGAGCATCCGGATCAATAAGGACTATATTATCAAGATCGAAATTAAGTCTCAGACCCATTAAATTTCCTGGAGCAATGGTCATTTTTTCTATAACTTTTTCAATGTTGCCTATAATCGTGTAAAAAGCGCTGAAAGCAATTTCTATGCCGCTTGTTCCGAAAGGAGCCCTTTCAAAATCGTCCGGTTTTTCCGGATGGGGTGCATGATCTGTTGCAAGCACATCAACAACATCATTCTCAATTGCTTTTATCAAAGTTTCTCTATCGAAATCATTGGCAAAAGGCGGGTTGACTTTGAAATTCGTATTTTTTATATC is a window of Pseudothermotoga elfii DSM 9442 = NBRC 107921 DNA encoding:
- a CDS encoding iron-sulfur cluster-binding protein; the protein is MENFFLTKKNTVRLSEDSYLFTFEEKLDFEPTQFIMIENSSVTRKPFALGRWKGDLAIGIQVVGPGTEYIAKQKILRAHGPLGRPFQPSGRGAIIVSLACVAMAFDLQQRLLGEVFVGSLKKPFVELPFKVVIGDEQFTELLKSLNGYDWYLIVGSEGMEKVSYELLKDRGEVFLSLNEYMACGIGACKGCAVETRDGIKHVCVDGPVFRGDLLCI